The genomic region TGTTCAATCCTATTAAAAATTGATGTGAAACACAAAAATTAATCTCAATCAAAATATACTTGTACGCTACCAAAAAGAATCAATACACAAAAGCACTTACTTTGAAAAAGAGTAAGTGCTTTTGTGTATCTTTTCAATCTGGAGAATTCTTTAAAATATGTGAGATTGAAGCGGAACTTGAGTTTAAAAGGACTCTTAACGACAATAGTTTTTATAAACTAACGATTTTACAATTAATGAACAACCGCTAGTTTATAAAAACAGAAAGTTCATCTAACTAGTTTATTATTTCTTAATTACTACATTAAAATATAACTTTTATTCTTGCAATGTGCCATTCAGTTCAGCAGTTTTAGCAGCAAGTAAATCCATTAACTCAGGTGATAGGACATCATAGGTAGGTAATCCAATATTATTTAACTCTTTTCGGATATCAGCCATTTGGGAAGGAGCTGTACCTGTTTCGATTACAGACGAAACAAATGCTGCAAATTGTGGTGCGGACCACCCTTTATCCTCTGATAATTCTGTATGAACAAAATCTAAACCATAAAATGCATGATCTTTATTTTCTATACGACCAAATAAATGTGCTTTACATTCTTTACAAAAATGTCTTTGAATTGTAGCTGTTTCATCAACAATCTCTAACTTATCGCCGTTACTAATGACATGAACTTTGTCACGAGGTACTACAGCT from Paenibacillus crassostreae harbors:
- the gfa gene encoding S-(hydroxymethyl)glutathione synthase; this encodes MTTTKLHPRLDNGITDYPEVKDFAGGTLKCLCESNRVEVKVDAQTLHNHACGCSKCWKPEGADFSLVAVVPRDKVHVISNGDKLEIVDETATIQRHFCKECKAHLFGRIENKDHAFYGLDFVHTELSEDKGWSAPQFAAFVSSVIETGTAPSQMADIRKELNNIGLPTYDVLSPELMDLLAAKTAELNGTLQE